A window of Etheostoma spectabile isolate EspeVRDwgs_2016 chromosome 18, UIUC_Espe_1.0, whole genome shotgun sequence contains these coding sequences:
- the slc35b2 gene encoding adenosine 3'-phospho 5'-phosphosulfate transporter 1, with the protein MCCARCRATECGKMPSFSWRVWPALVLLLFTSTVAADESLLLEGWQEVWPLRFLVNMLGYFTIIIPGYFLISYFKRTNYLETGSGFCFPVIKTCVFGSEAKTGLLDDMSVAPRKEGDSGSSVRQVIKLIFCAVGLQVSYLTWGVLQERVMTRSYGATTPEEEGERFKDSQFLVFMNRILALTVSGLWCILFKQPRHGAPMFKYSFASLSNIMSSWCQYEALKYISFPTQVLAKASKVIPVMLMGKIVSHKSYEYWEYFTAVLISVGVSMFLLSSTPSKHPSTVTTFSGVIILVGYIAFDSFTSNWQDNLFKYKMSSVQMMFGVNLFSCLFTVGSLLEQGAFFDSLAFMTRHSEFALHSLLLSVCSACGQLFIFYTINQFGAAVFTIIMTLRQAFAILLSCFLYGHAVTLVGGFGVGVVFLALFLRVYARSRMKSGRRSGQPLPQKV; encoded by the exons ATGTGCTGCGCCAGGTGTCGGGCCACAGAGTGTGGGAAAATGCCATCGTTTTCATGGAG GGTCTGGCCTGCACTTGTGTTGCTTCTCTTCACTTCCACTGTGGCTGCTGATGAGTCATTACTACTGGAGGGCTGGCAAGAAGTCTGGCCCTTGCGCTTCCTCGTCAACATGCTGGGATACTTCACTATCATCATCCCTGGCTACTTCCTCATTAGCTACTTCAAGCGCACCAATTACTTAGAAACAG gtAGTGGGTTTTGCTTTCCTGTCATAAAGACCTGTGTGTTTGGTAGTGAGGCCAAAACAGGTCTGTTGGATGACATGTCGGTTGCACCCAGGAAAGAGGGTGATTCAGGTTCGTCAGTCAGACAGGTCATCAAATTAATCTTTTGTGCTGTTGGACTTCAG GTATCGTACCTGACATGGGGAGTCCTGCAGGAGAGGGTGATGACACGTTCGTACGGAGCCACGACTCCAGAGGAGGAGGGTGAGCGATTCAAGGACTCTCAGTTCTTGGTCTTTATGAACCGTATCCTGGCTCTGACGGTGTCAGGCCTTTGGTGCATCCTGTTCAAGCAGCCTCGTCATGGAGCACCCATGTTTAAGTACTCCTTCGCCTCTCTCTCCAACATCATGAGCAGCTGGTGCCAGTACGAGGCCCTCAAGTACATCAGTTTCCCTACTCAAGTCCTTGCCAAGGCCTCCAAGGTAATCCCTGTCATGCTCATGGGTAAGATCGTCTCCCACAAGAGCTACGAATACTGGGAGTACTTCACCGCCGTGCTAATCTCTGTGGGTGTCAGCATGTTCCTGCTGTCCAGCACGCCCAGCAAGCACCCGTCCACCGTTACCACCTTCAGTGGGGTCATCATCCTCGTCGGCTACATTGCCTTCGACAGCTTCACCTCCAACTGGCAGGACAACCTGTTCAAGTACAAGATGTCGTCTGTGCAGATGATGTTCGGGGTAAACCTTTTCTCCTGCCTCTTCACCGTCGGCTCGCTGCTGGAGCAGGGGGCCTTTTTCGACTCGCTGGCCTTCATGACGCGCCACTCCGAATTCGCCTTACACTCCCTTTTGCTGTCCGTGTGCTCTGCATGTGGCCAGCTCTTCATCTTCTACACCATCAACCAGTTTGGTGCTGCAGTCTTCACCATCATTATGACCCTGCGACAGGCCTTCGCCATTCTCCTCTCTTGTTTCCTCTACGGTCACGCCGTCACCTTAGTAGGTGGATTTGGTGTTGGAGTGGTTTTCTTGGCACTTTTCTTACGGGTGTATGCCCGTAGCCGCATGAAGTCTGGCCGGCGGTCGGGGCAGCCGCTCCCACAGAAGGTGTAG
- the LOC116706346 gene encoding LOW QUALITY PROTEIN: heat shock protein HSP 90-beta (The sequence of the model RefSeq protein was modified relative to this genomic sequence to represent the inferred CDS: inserted 6 bases in 4 codons; substituted 5 bases at 5 genomic stop codons) yields the protein MPEEMHQEEEAETFAFQAEIAQLMSLIINTFYSNKEIFLRELISNASDALDKIRYESLTDPTKMDSGKDLKIDIIPNKAERTLTIIDTGIGMTKADLINNLGTIAKSGTKAFMEACSFNLCSLXAGADISMIGQFGVGFYSAYLTAEKVVVITKHNDDEQYVWESSAGGSFTVKVDSGTLAWSGGTDACTXISDRSEYMEEKEIKEMXKKHSRLGYRITLRMFCVXVEKTXQENHDERRVKERKREERCRTTKIEMGSYRADCQNKTKKXKKISESHLTGDXLVPSPLDWNPDDITNEVGEFYXSLTNDWXDHLAVKHFSVEGQLEFRALLFVPRRAPFDLFENKKKKNNIKLYVRRVFIMDNCEELIPEYLNFVRGVVDSEDLPLNISREMLQQSKILKVIRKNIVKKCLELFAELAEDKENYKKLYEGFSKNIKLGIHEDSQNRKKLSELLRYHSSQSGDETTSLTEYLTRMKENQKSIYYITGESKDQVANSAFVERVRKRGFEVLYMTEPIDEYCVQQLKEFDGKSLVSVTKEGLELPEDEEEKKKMEEDKANFESLCKLMKEILDKKVEKVTVSNRLVSSPCCIVTSTYGWTANMERIMKAQALRDNSTMGYMMAKKHLEINPDHPIVETLRQKADADKNDKAVKDLVILLFETALLSSGFSLDDPQTHSNRIYRMIKLGLGIDDDDVPTEEATSTAVPDEIPPLEGDGEDDASRMEEVD from the exons ATGCCTGAAGAAATGCACCAAGAGGAGGAGGCTGAGACCTTTGCCTTCCAGGCAGAGATTGCTCAGCTAATGTCGCTGATCATCAACACCTTCTATTCCAACAAAGAGATCTTCCTCAGGGAGttgatctccaatgcctctgaT gCTTTGGACAAAATTCGCTATGAAAGCTTGACAGACCCCACCAAGATGGACAGCGGCAAGGATCTGAAAATTGACATCATCCCCAACAAAGCAGAACGCACCCTGACCATCATTGACACTGGAATTGGCATGACCAAAGCCGACCTGATTAACAACCTGGGTACCATCGCAAAGTCTGGCACCAAGGCCTTCATGGAGGCCTGCAG TTTTAATTTGTGTTCCCTCTAGGCTGGAGCTGACATTTCCATGATCGGTCAGTTTGGTGTGGGTTTCTACTCTGCCTACCTTACTGCTGAGAAGGTGGTTGTCATCACCAAACACAATGATGATGAGCAGTACGTGTGGGAGTCCTCTGCCGGAGGTTCTTTTACAGTCAAGGTCGACAGCGGTACGT TGGCTTGGTCTGGTGGAACAGATGCCTGCACCTGAATCAGTGACCGATCAGAGTACATGGAGGAGAAAGAGATCAAGGAAAT GAAGAAGCACTCAAGATTAGGCTACCGCATCACCT TGAGAATGTTTTGCGTGTAGGTGGAGAAGACGTGACAGGAGAATCATGATGAGAGGagagtaaaagagagaaagagagaggaacgGTGTAGGACAACCAAGATTGAGATGGGCTCATATCGTGCAGACTgccaaaacaagacaaagaa aaaaaagatcaGTGAGAGTCACTTGACGGGAGACTGACTAGTACCAAGCCCACTGGACTGGAACCCCGACGACATCACAAACGAAGTAGGAGAGTTCT AGAGTCTGACCAACGACT AGGATCACCTGGCTGTCAAG CACTTTTCTGTGGAGGGTCAGCTTGAGTTCCGGGCCCTGCTGTTTGTTCCCCGCCGTGCACCTTTTGACCTCTTTGagaacaagaaaaagaagaataacaTCAAGCTGTACGTTAGGAGAGTCTTTATCATGGACAACTGTGAAGAGCTCATCCCAGAGTACCTGA ACTTTGTCCGTGGTGTGGTGGATTCCGAGGACCTCCCTCTCAACATCTCCCGAGAAATGCTGCAGCAGAGCAAGATCCTCAAAGTAATTCGCAAGAACATTGTCAAGAAGTGTCTGGAGCTCTTTGCCGAACTGGCTGAGGACAAGGAGAACTACAAGAAGTTGTACGAAGGTTTTTCCAAGAATATCAAG CTGGGCATCCATGAGGACTCTCAAAACCGCAAGAAGCTGTCTGAGCTGCTGCGCTACCACAGTTCCCAGTCTGGCGATGAGACAACCTCCCTCACGGAGTACCTGACTCGCATGAAGGAGAACCAGAAGTCCATCTACTACATTACTG GTGAAAGCAAGGATCAGGTGGCCAACTCTGCCTTTGTCGAGCGTGTCCGCAAGCGTGGCTTCGAGGTCCTGTACATGACGGAGCCCATTGACGAGTACTGTGTCCAGCAGTTGAAGGAGTTTGATGGAAAGAGCTTGGTCTCGGTCACCAAGGAGGGTCTGGAGCTGccagaggatgaagaagagaagaaaaagatggaGGAGGATAAGGCTAATTTTGAGAGCCTCTGCAAGCTCATGAAAGAGATCCTTGACAAGAAAGTGGAGAAG GTGACTGTGTCCAACAGACTGGTGTCTTCACCTTGCTGTATTGTGACAAGTACTTACGGCTGGACAGCTAACATGGAGAGGATCATGAAGGCCCAGGCACTCAGGGACAACTCCACCATGGGCTACATGATGGCTAAGAAACACCTGGAGATCAACCCTGACCACCCCATTGTGGAGACTCTCCGGCAGAAGGCAGATGCTGACAAGAACGACAAGGCTGTGAAGGACCTAGTCATCCTGCTGTTTGAAACTGCCCTGCTGTCCTCAGGCTTCTCCCTGGATGACCCACAGACCCACTCCAACCGAATCTACAGAATGATCAAACTCGGACTGG GTATCGATGACGACGATGTCCCCACAGAGGAGGCCACTTCTACAGCCGTCCCAGATGAGATCCCTCCCCTAGAAGGTGACGGTGAAGATGATGCTTCACGTATGGAAGAAGTTGATTAA